The sequence gaaacctaggagtatttctgtctggaATAAAGCCCTTATGTGGGGAAAAACGTTTTCTTATTGGCTGGGCCCGGCTCTCCAGTGGGTCGGCCTAGCTCCCAACTGGGTAGGCCTATGCCCACCCAATTGTTGCAAGTTGCGtttatattgtaacgaccctgggtttataagcgcggaaatcgactctacCGCTTGAGCATGGTTTTGCGGCACAGttgatagcgcgccggacttcgggctagaaggtcgagggttcgagacctgctccctgcctgtttcattacaatatttttgtTCTGCATAGAtagccacccagccagccactgTAACGCCTCAATCACACCGATTGAGTTTgggcattttggtacaccagaagtacattaatttccaatggaacgctgcgtgTGCCTTGCACTATTGCGTTACAGAGGCCTAAATAGTACGTTCTGTGTGGTACATACGTTGGATTTATCTAACATATGCGTAGACGGTTTGACAGAGATGGTAGCAGAAGGttaatgttgaacttttgttgcacacatatccaaaTTGTGCTGCGTACCATTTTAGTAatgtcggtgtgatcgaggcgtaacTATTGCGCTATTGTAACGAGACAAATGTATTGTTTTCAATCATCCACCTTTTTGGTCAGAGAGTTGAGGGTGAGGCGTGCCTGGTTACCAAGGTGACGGCCCAGCTAACATGGCTAGCTAGAGCAGCAAGGCGTTTTTTTCTCTCCAGGCTTTCAATCTTGGAGGAGCTAGCTAGATCAGCCAACTAGAAATCTTGCCACAACACGGCTGTTCCATGAAATTATCGCAATGTGTTATTTAAATATAGGACTAGTATGGATAATCTACTTCTGTGCAGTGAACACTTTGAAGAATGGATAGTACGTTGATCGCTTGCTTGCCTGTACTACGTTACTAGCTATCGTTAGCTAACCTTACATTGGCTAGGAAATATCGTGGCATGTCAAATTCTGTTCCAGGCAACTTTTCATATTCTCATATATTTATAcagctaacgttagatagctgCTAGCTAGgtctgcatgtttttttttcttaatTATTACAAGAGTAAcgttagctacatgtctaaactcTATTTTGTTATGCAGATTACAAGATAATCAACAAAATTGGAGAAGGGACATTTTCAGAAGTGGTGAAGGCTCAAAACCTGAAAGATGGGAAATATTATGCGTGTAAAACGATGAAGCAGTCACTCAGCAGGTAACTAACTATCAGGTATGCTGCCTTATAATTGTTCTGCCTGCTGTTTGCCTTGAGGTGCTCTacgtcctctgtgtgtgtggaccctTGCCTTGAAACTTGAGCTAGCAGCATGACACCCCTGCCTATCCAACTGGAAGTCACTGTCAACATACCCTGACTGTGACCTAGTGAGGTTGAGTTCGGTTAGAGACAATGTTGCTTTTTAGAAAAGATTTTTCCAAGTCTGTACATTAACGTTTAACATATATAGTTAACTACTCTAATTCTCAATTTTGTGAATCGTCTTTGAAAATAAGTCATGACATGATACATGTTCTctacaaaataaagaaagttAATTTAACATGTGTTGGTGGTTATCAGTCTGTTACAGAGTTAATAACAGGTTTCgctacatgtttttttgtttgttgttcagCCTGGAACAGGCCAACAACCTGCGAGAAGTCCAGGCCATGAAAATACTTAACCCTCACCCAAACATCATTCAGCTGCATGAATTGATATTGTGAGTACAATGTTTGTCCCTGTCTTTTGAATTGTTTGTGTGAAGCCTCAACCGAATAATAACATGATCATTTTGTCTGATTCATTCAATGTGTTACAGTGACAAAGAGTCAGGGACTCTGTCCTTGGTATGTGAGCTGATGGAGATGAACATCTATGAGTTCATACGAGGTCAGACACACAGTGAAACTGCTACTGTGAATGACATAAAACGTCTACCACAACTGTAACTACAGCACATCAAATACTATTCCCCATTCAGTTATCTTGTGCATTGCTAACTTGTCTCACTTGCAGGGAGGCAGCAACCTTTGCCAGAAAGTAAAATCAGACACTACATGTACCAACTTTGCAAGTCACTCGATCATATGCATAGGTAAGAATGAAAATATGGAGATGGGATCTAGTCCATGTATAAATACATTTCCTACAGACCTTTCACTGGCACAGGGGGGGGTTTAAGGGTCTGTTTTTTTTTGCTTCCCCTAAAACTAAACAGTTGTACCCTATTGTTATTTTCGTACAGCAACGGGATCTTTCACCGGGACATTAAGCCAGAGAACATTCTAATCAAAGTAagtcaaaaaataaaaaaataaatcaaatgatGATGCTGAAAACCTTGCCTGTTGATTGGTAAATCAGAACTGTTACTGTTACATTGTTTACCATATGTTGTCCATGACTTGGTTGGTTGCTTCCATAGCACGACGTGCTCAAACTTGGAGACTTTGGCTCATGCAGGAGTTTGCACTCCAAGCCCCCCCACACAGAATACATCTCCACCCGCTGGTACAGAGCCCCAGAGTGCCTCCTCACAGACGGCTATTACTCCCACAAGATGGACATGTGGAGTGTAGGATGTGTTTTCTACGAGATCATCAGGTACCTTTCATCTATCATCAAATTAGATACAGAACTGCTTATGTCCATTCTAGTAGGAGACTTTGGTTATGGCCTTAGCGTTGTGTTCCTCTACGGCCGAAGCCACAGACATTCGTGAACAGCTGCTGTCGTGTAAAATAGCCTTGATGACATCACAGACCATCATGTTTGTGTATTTCAGTCTCAGCCCTCTGTTTCCGGGAACCAATGAGTTGGATCAGGTGACCAAGATCCATGATGTTTTGGGTACACCTGACAACAGTCTCCTTCAAAAATTCCCTCAGTACGTTTGTTAGATACGCTTATCATGTAATGAAGACCAATGACTTACAGTATGTTCAGTGGAAACCATTGTCCTCAGTGACAGTGTTGTACATACATTTTTTGACAGGTCTAGGGCGATGCGTTTTGACTTCCCTCTGCGGAAAGGCAGTGGAATATCTCAGCTCATCCCAAACTGTTCAGCACCCAGTCTGTCGTTGCTCTACCAGATGCTGACCTACGACCCAGAGGAGCGCATTGGCGCAAGAGCGGCGCTACAGCACATCTTTTTTAGAGAGCTACGGTAAGCACACAAACTGTACTGTATAACAAATACATAGACATACTGTGCTTTATTATTGTAGTATGTGTAGTGTGAGAGATAAAGTATTTAATTTAATTCATATGGTAAATGCTATCTTCCCTCCTCCTGTCCTTGTCTCAGGCTGGCGGAGAGGAGAGCTGATAGTCTGCGCAGGGCCATTGTgactgtagagggaggagagagcagtgGCACCCCCAACTCTGTGGATCACCTGCGGCGCATGGCCAGACAGGGCAGGAGGCAGGTAAGAGACAGACACATCTCCTAAAAAGGTTGACCCTACATCACATTTTATGAGTAATCAACCACATTACAAAGGGTAGGATAAAATGTCTTAATATGCTACATACTGGGAAAATGACAAACTATTCCATAATTTGGATGTACTTTGCCCTACTATGATGGGGCTAGTCTCTTATGATGGCATAATATTCTTCTGTTTTGCAGCACAACAGTAAGCACGTTGCCGAGCCTCTGATCAGACGCAACGCCCCACAGGTGGAGTTACCAAAGCTCAATGTGGTAGTGCCTGCACCCCAGATTACCTACCCTGTTAGCACAGTGCCAGTTCTCACCATCACTCACCGTGGGTCCCTCCCAGCCATCACATCAAAAAAGTGCTACTCGCGGTTGGCTAAGGTAAACAGACTGTATTACAGTGTACATTTTAGGACATCCatatgggaaagggggatacgtagtcagttgtacaactgaatgccttcaactgaaatgtgtcttttgcatttaacccaacccctctgaatcagagagatgcgggggtctgccttaaatcgacatccacgtcttcggcgcccggggaacagtgtgttaactgtcttactcaggggcagaacgacctttttttcattttcttactttgtcagctcggggattcgatccagcaacctttcggttactggccccaacgctctaatcactagtaTGGCTACTCCCGACGACAAAATGTCCTGTACAGACATGACTTTAGTGCACATCTTAAATAACATCTGAGGCTGTATGTGTCAagaatctcagagtaggagtgctggtctaggatcagacCCCATccgtccatgtaatcttattcattatgatctaaaaagcAACACACATCCTAGATCAACATTCCTACTCTGAGACCCTTGATTTACAGCCTCAGTAGAATAGCGTGTTGTTCATATTTTTCTGTTAACCCATTTTTTCTCCTCTTTACCCAACAGCCAAGGGATGAATCCCACTGCTCTGCTTTCAAGACCTACTACATGCCTCCTCTGGATAGGAAACCTGGTGGCTACTGAGAGCCCCAATTCTTAAGAACTGTTGCTGTTCAACAGACCTGTTGTACCTACTCGGATTAGATTTTTTTTGATTTGGTTAGACATTGTTGAACAAGCTACTTCAAAGCCTGATGCTTTCTTGTGAGCAATGCTAACATGGTGTTGGACAAAGGAATGTCCCATAGCAATAATTACCAGGGTTAATTTGTATAAGTCATCATTCCGGCAGATGAAATACAACATGATCCCCAAAGTATATTTGACTCTGTCATCAGTGTTAGGCAAATGAGAAGATGCCTATTGACCGTTAATAACCCAACCATTTCCTAACTAGGTGTGTCATGTTATTAACGGTTGTTGATAAATTTGCTCAAAAGTGAGCTAATGACTACTCGCATGCAACGCAGAACTTCAAGGACGAGCTCTgatatacactgaatgtacaaaacattaggaacacctgctctttccatgacacactgaccaggtgaatccaggtgaaagctatgatcccttattgatgtcacttgttaaatccacttcaatcagtatagatgaaggggaggagacaggttaaagaaggatttttaagccttgagacatggattgtgtatgtgtgccattcagtgggtgaaggggcaaaacaaaatatttaagtgcctttgaacgggaaatggtagtaggtgccaggcgcacaggTTTGATTGTGTCAGCAACTGCAACAATGCTTGGTTTttccatgctcaacagtttcccgtgtgtatcaagaatggtccaccacccaaaggacatccatcccaacttgacacaactgtgggaagcattaaagtcaacatgggacagcatccTTGCAAAACACTTCCaacaacttgtagagtccattcaaTGAGAAatatgaggctgttctgagggcaaaagcagggggtgcaactcaatatgttcctaatgttttgtacactcagtatatttaATAAAATGATGAAAGATCAGGTGTTAGTTCCTTGGTAAGTTCATTGATTCAGCACAGTACATTGTATCCCAGTGCTAGATAAAATCAGATTTTTGGAAATTCTCTTTTTTGCTCCACAGAGTATATCTTTTTGATATAATCAAAACGGTAGATTTCCTAGACCTTCCAAAGCAATAGTCGAGTACATGACAATTACAAAAGTAACCAACTCCATAAACTCTCAATGTGTTTTAGTATCGCCCCCTGGGCCTGGAGGGCCGTAGGCACGTCATGTTTTTGATTTACGGAAGACCAGGTGGGTTGAATTTATCACTAAACTGATCAATTACCTCAGTTGATCAGGTGTGGTacctagttggaacaaaatccttCAGTTCcatcaggaacagggttgtctacccctgtaCTACTGCATTGCCATAAGATTATAACATGTATAAACTATTGAGAAAAAGCAACATATTTTGTAAGTTAAGTTCTGTGAATGTTTTTGCCTTTTGTTCTATGACATAAGATTTTCCAATACTGTGACAGACTGTATCTAAGTCATGTGAGACAGAGGTATTATTGTACATATGCAATGATAGGCATATACAGTGTACGTCCATACTTATCCCAGCACGTCCATACTTATCCCAGCACGTATTGTATGGGAACAAGCAAAGTGAAAGTGTTTCATGACGTGTATCTTATCTTTACAACCCAAATGTAAAAACATTTCACCAAGCACTTATAAAAATCAATCTGCACAATAAAATGGACAAACAAAATCAGTAACAATACAAGTGTAATAGAATATATACCTTTTTAATGAAgaataaaaaaaagtgtcaaaTGTTAACCACAATCAAAAAATATATTCACTTCACCATTCGTTCCTTCTGTGGTTAGTGTGGAGTCACTTAACTCCTTAAATAGGTGTCACACGGAACAAGGTCCTACTGTGGGTCTTTTGGGACACATAGAAAAGTGTTGCTGATGGTaagcaaaatatatattttctttatcTTAGTCTATAAGACTTCCTGAGCGTCATAATATTTGTGAAGTTGACAGCTGCTTTGTCTGACTTCTGCACATTGTGATTATTTTAAGCGTATAATTCGAGCATTTAATACATTAATCTCGTATATCAAAATACATCTGGATGAATTTTGTACAAGAGAAAAGAACTGCATACTCAAGATTTTAATATAATTAATGTATATTTTTCTGTATTAGAAATATAACCATTTCCTTAAACGATTAGAACTTACACTACAGTAATAATTTGCTATTACCCCGATCACTCACTGAATTCCAATAACACGATAGAGCAGATTTTAAtttgaaataattacaataaatGCTTAAAGAAACACCCTACacaaaaacaatattttggtatttgtttcattagtccattgttgatatagtccaaaaatgttttgcatgtccaGCAATCAAGttaagatatacagtaccagtcaaaagtttggacacacctactcattccagggtttttatatatatattttttactattttctacattgtggaaaaatagtgaagacatcaaaactatgaaataacacatatggaatcatgtagtaaccaaaaaaagtgttaaacaaatcaaaatatatttgcgattcttcaaagtagccattctttgcctttgacagctttgcacactcttggcattctctcaaccagattcatgaggtagtcatctggaatgcatttcaattaacaggtgtgccttgttaaaagttaatttgtggaaattctttccttcttaatgcgtttgagccaatcagttgtgttgtgacaaggttggggtggtatacagaagatggtattTTCCCAAATAGGGCGAAGTctttattatggcaagaacagctcaaataagcaaagataaaacATCATTAcattaccttaagacatgaaggtaagtcaatacggaacatttcaataacttttcTTCAAGTttagtcacaaaaaccatcaagcgctgagatgaaactggctctcatgaggaccgccacaggaaaggaagacccagagttacctctgctgcagaggataggttcattagagttaccagtttTACTGTAccagccaaataaatgcttcacagagttcaagtaaaagatATCAACATTAGGGaaaggggaatacctagtcagttgtacaacggaATGCCTTTAACTGAAATGTgccttctgcatttaacccaaaccctctgaaatcagagaggtgcggggggctgccttaaatcggCATCCACGTTTTCtgcacccagggaacagtgggttaactgccttcctcaggggcagaacgacagatttttttggcggggggggggggggggggggggggtctaccaTCTGCCACacagatttttttaccttgtcagctcgaggattcggttactggcccaacgctctaaccactaggctacctgccaccccttattacgtgaatcaggccttcatggtcaaattgctgcaaagaaaccactactaaagtacaccaataagaagaagagacttgcttgggccaagaaacacgagcaatggacattagaccggtggaaatttgtcctttggtctgatgagtccaaattggagattttttgttccaaccgccgtgtctttgtgagatgcagagtaggtgatcgGATTTTCTCtgaatgtgtggttcccaccgtgaagcatggaggtggtggtgtgatggtgctttgcggGTGACacggatttatttagaatttaaggcacacttaaccagcacggttaccacagcattctgcagtgatacgccatcccagctggtttgtgcttagtgggactatcatttgtttttcaacaggacaatgacccaacacacctccagactgtgtaagggctattcgaCCAacaaggaaagtgatggagtgctgcatcagatgacctggcctccacaataacccgacctcaaaccaa is a genomic window of Salvelinus namaycush isolate Seneca chromosome 15, SaNama_1.0, whole genome shotgun sequence containing:
- the LOC120059796 gene encoding MAPK/MAK/MRK overlapping kinase-like, whose product is MDNYKIINKIGEGTFSEVVKAQNLKDGKYYACKTMKQSLSSLEQANNLREVQAMKILNPHPNIIQLHELIFDKESGTLSLVCELMEMNIYEFIRGRQQPLPESKIRHYMYQLCKSLDHMHSNGIFHRDIKPENILIKHDVLKLGDFGSCRSLHSKPPHTEYISTRWYRAPECLLTDGYYSHKMDMWSVGCVFYEIISLSPLFPGTNELDQVTKIHDVLGTPDNSLLQKFPQSRAMRFDFPLRKGSGISQLIPNCSAPSLSLLYQMLTYDPEERIGARAALQHIFFRELRLAERRADSLRRAIVTVEGGESSGTPNSVDHLRRMARQGRRQHNSKHVAEPLIRRNAPQVELPKLNVVVPAPQITYPVSTVPVLTITHRGSLPAITSKKCYSRLAKPRDESHCSAFKTYYMPPLDRKPGGY